The segment AACAGGTTCGAGGCGACGCTGATCACGCCTTCCGCGCCGACGGCCAGGAAGGGGAGGGTCAGCGAATCGTCGCCGCTCAACACCGTGATGTCCGAACCCAGCGCCTGCTTCAGCTGATCGACGCGATCAACGCTGCCGCCGGCCTCCTTGATCCAGCGCACGTGTCGGTAGCGACGCACGAGTCGCTCCACGACCGGCACACCGATCTCTATGCCGCAGCGTCCGGGAATGGAGTAGAGCACGATCGGCCGGTCGGTGACATCCGCGATCGCACAGTAATGTTGGAAAAGCCCCTCCTGGCTCGGCTTGTTGTAGTAGGGCGCAACCACGAGCATCGCATCGGCTCCCGCGTCATGCGCCAGCTTGGTGAGTTCGACGGCTTCGTGCGTCGAGTTCGAGCCGGTGCCGGCGAGCACCGGCACGCGCTTCCGCGCCGCGGCGATCACCGCCCGCACCACGTCCATGTGCTCCTCGTGGCTCAACGTCGGCGATTCGCCGGTCGTGCCGACCGGCACCAGGCCGTCGATTCCGCCTTTGATTTGAAACGCGACCAGTTTCTCCAGGTCGTCAAATGCGACGGCCCCCTTGCGGAAGGGCGTGACAAGCGCGGTGATCGTGCCAGTGAGCGGACGCTGTTTCATGGAGTCTGGGCAAAGCAGCCTTGCTGAACATCGCAGGGCGATTTAGAGAATCCGCAACGCTAATCTACCCATGTCCACCCTCACACCCCACACCGAAATCATCAACGATCTGCTCAAGCTCGCGGTGGACAGCGGCGTGAGCGACGTGATCATCAAAGCCAACAAACCGGGCTACGTGCGGCTGGCCGGCCGGCTCAAACCGGTGGAGATGGACCCGATCACCAGTCCCGAGGCGCAGGCGTTCGTGGACGAACATGTGCCGGAGGTCTTCCGGCAGAAATGGGAGGCATCGGGACAGATCGACTTTGCTTATGCGGTCGAATCGATCGGCCGGTTCCGCGTGAATGCGTTTCACCAGCGCGGGCTCGTCAGCATCGTCATGCGTCACATCAAGAGCACCGTGCCGACGTTCGCGCAGCTCGGGCTCGACTTTGCCTCCGAGGCGCTGGTCCGGTTGGTGCAGGCGAAGGACGGCATCCTGCTCGTGTGCGGCGCCACCGGTTCCGGCAAGAGCTCGACCATGGCGGCCATGCTGAACTGGGTGAATCAGAACATGGACAAGCACATCGTCACGATCGAGGACCCGATCGAATACACCTTCCAGGACGAGAAATCGCTTTTCCAACAGCGCGAGATCGGGCTCGACGTCTCGAGTTTCGACGAGGCCATCAAAGCCGTCCTGCGGCAAAACCCCGACGTCATTCTCATCGGCGAAATGCGTGACCGCGAGACGTTCGAGACCGCGATCTCGGCGGCGGAGACGGGCCACTTGGTTTTCTCCACGATGCACGCGGCAACGGTGGCGCAGTCGCTGACACGCCTGTTCGAATTCTTCCCGCCGGAAGAGCAGATCCAGGCGCGGCGGGCGATTGCCGGGTCGCTGCGCGGTTTCATCTGTCAGAAGCTCATTCCCGCGCTCGAAGGCGGTGGCCGGGTCGTCACCAACGAAATCCTGACCGCCGACGCCGTGGTGAAAAATCTGATCCTCGAGGGGCAGTTCGAAAAAATCCAAGGCATCCTCGAAGGCAGCGGCGACTCGAACAGCTACTCGTTCAACAAAGATCTCTACCGGCTGATCAAGGCCGGGAAGATCAGCAAAGCCGATGGACTCAGGTTCTCGCCGAACCCGCAGGCGCTCGACATGAACCTGAAGGGCATCTTCATGAAGACGTGAGCTGCGCCGGCGCGAGAGCTTGCGACCGATTGCTCATCGCCGCGGCGCTGCTGATGGCGCTGGGAGGTCAACTGACCGCTGCGCCGGAAACCAACGCCCGGGCGGACGGTGGAATCTCCGGTGCGAAGCGTGACTACGAAGCGCTCAAGGCGCCCGCTGAGAGCACGAGCGAGCGTCCGAAGATCGAGCTGCCCCCGGCTCCGACGTTGGAATTGAAGGCGGAAACGTCGATGCCGACCACCACGCTGCGCGGCAAAAAGTTGACGGAAGAAGAGCGTTTGCGGGAGCTGCAGCGCGAAAAAGAGAAATCGCGCAACTGGTTGATCGAAGCGATGGCGAAGCAGGAACAACCCGCAGCCGCGGCAGCGGCGCCGGTCGAGACTCCAGCCGATGGCCACGCGGGCGAACTGGATCGCGCCGCAAAGCTGATGGCGATGCTCGATGCGATTGCCACGTCCAAATCCGCGGGCGACCGAACGACGGCCGAGGCCGGCCCCGCTGCAGACCTGAAGGAGTCCTCGCCCGACGTGATCAATCCGCTGGATCGCTACATGGCTTCGTGGATGACCGCGGGCGACTTCAAGCTCCTGGCGCCGAAACCCGAGAGCGGTCCGGCCGGTGGCGCTGAGCTGCTCCAGTCGCTCGCGGACTCACCCGGCCGAGCCGCGGGCCAGCCGTTTGCCGATCTTGTTTCAACAAGTGGTCGCGGCGCAGCGATGGTGGAGAACCCGTATTTGCGAGACGCTCCGGCACTCGCGCCGCTCGCGGCAGATCTCGCGGAGCTCGCATCGCCGCCCACCGTCGTGCGCTCCAATCCGATCCCGCCGCTGATCGCGCCCGCCGCCCAGCCGGAGGCGCCGCCCCCGCCGAGCCTCAGCGAACAATTGAAGGCGCAGGACGACGCGAAATATTTCAAGCAACTGAAGCGTTTTTAGGGCTTGGATTCCGCGGGAACGGGCGATTGTCTCGCACGTTTTTACCATGGCTTTGGCACTTTTGTTTGCAGGACAAGGCGCTCAGAAAGTCGGCATGGGGCAGTCGCTCTTCGCCAGCTCCGCGGCTGCGCGGGCGGTTTACGACGAGGCGAACCGCGTGCTCGGCTGGGACTTGGCCCGCGTCAGTTTCGAAGGCCCCGACGCCGATTTGACGCAAACCCGCGTCTGCCAGCCGGCGCTGTTCGTGCACGGTCTGGCCTTGCTGGCGACGCTGCGGGAACAGCAAAAGCTGCCGGAGGTGAACTTCGCGCTGGGCC is part of the Opitutus terrae PB90-1 genome and harbors:
- a CDS encoding type IV pilus twitching motility protein PilT translates to MSTLTPHTEIINDLLKLAVDSGVSDVIIKANKPGYVRLAGRLKPVEMDPITSPEAQAFVDEHVPEVFRQKWEASGQIDFAYAVESIGRFRVNAFHQRGLVSIVMRHIKSTVPTFAQLGLDFASEALVRLVQAKDGILLVCGATGSGKSSTMAAMLNWVNQNMDKHIVTIEDPIEYTFQDEKSLFQQREIGLDVSSFDEAIKAVLRQNPDVILIGEMRDRETFETAISAAETGHLVFSTMHAATVAQSLTRLFEFFPPEEQIQARRAIAGSLRGFICQKLIPALEGGGRVVTNEILTADAVVKNLILEGQFEKIQGILEGSGDSNSYSFNKDLYRLIKAGKISKADGLRFSPNPQALDMNLKGIFMKT
- the dapA gene encoding 4-hydroxy-tetrahydrodipicolinate synthase, producing the protein MKQRPLTGTITALVTPFRKGAVAFDDLEKLVAFQIKGGIDGLVPVGTTGESPTLSHEEHMDVVRAVIAAARKRVPVLAGTGSNSTHEAVELTKLAHDAGADAMLVVAPYYNKPSQEGLFQHYCAIADVTDRPIVLYSIPGRCGIEIGVPVVERLVRRYRHVRWIKEAGGSVDRVDQLKQALGSDITVLSGDDSLTLPFLAVGAEGVISVASNLFVREVSRMVQFARADEFAKAAKVHRQLYPLFKALFIEPNPAPIKVALARAGVIGSDEVRPPLALMSAANLAVLTKALAGLGLRR